A window of the Deltaproteobacteria bacterium genome harbors these coding sequences:
- a CDS encoding class I SAM-dependent methyltransferase, with protein MTLKRLLVLSVLLVPSDPLKAQLGPREEIPFVPTPIEVVDKMLELAEVKKGDVVYDLGSGDGRIVIRAAKKYGVRAVGIEMDRLLLEKARKDAKAAGVSHLVDFRAEDAMKTDLSKATVVTLYMLPWFNEAMKPRLQKNLKPGARIVAHDFGIEGWEPDKTEKLSEIEIKLGGLRHQHTLFLWRIGDLTSMTQP; from the coding sequence ATGACGCTAAAACGTTTGTTAGTCTTGTCAGTCCTATTAGTTCCATCCGACCCACTCAAAGCCCAGCTCGGCCCGCGCGAAGAAATCCCCTTCGTGCCGACGCCCATCGAAGTCGTCGATAAAATGCTCGAACTGGCGGAAGTCAAAAAAGGCGACGTGGTTTACGATCTCGGCAGCGGCGACGGCCGCATCGTCATCCGCGCCGCGAAAAAATACGGCGTCCGCGCCGTCGGCATCGAAATGGACCGCCTGCTGCTCGAAAAAGCGCGCAAAGACGCCAAAGCCGCCGGCGTCAGCCACTTGGTCGACTTCCGCGCCGAAGACGCCATGAAGACCGACCTGTCGAAGGCCACGGTGGTCACGCTCTACATGCTGCCCTGGTTCAACGAAGCGATGAAACCGAGATTGCAGAAAAATCTCAAACCCGGTGCCCGCATCGTCGCCCACGACTTCGGCATCGAAGGCTGGGAACCGGACAAGACCGAAAAACTCTCCGAGATCGAGATCAAACTTGGCGGGCTGCGCCATCAGCACACGCTTTTTTTGTGGCGCATTGGCGATTTAACTTCAATGACCCAGCCTTGA
- a CDS encoding MFS transporter produces MENNSSGNPQKQPPLALPFHYGWLVISLCFLTTLTSAGVRSSPSVLIHPLEAEFGWSRTMIAAAVSMNLLLFGVAAPVSGYLIDRFGPRKVMMGSLTMLIVGVSGTMMMTQFWQFFLVWGIIVGVGAGGVGSVLTATVGNRWFVAKRGLALGILGSASSTGQIIFLPLFMAMIQYAGWRLGSMSLIIVAMFLLPLIYFFMRDDPSEVGLQPYGADDPMAAAGGTTSLRGMSSKNATITAKEVVSNRTFWLLCGSFFVCGGTANGLIGTHLIPHEIEIGIPQIAAASLLGLMGALNMVGTIFSGWMIDKVQPHKWLALVYALRGCSLLLLPFMRDYVGLVAFAIIYGLDWFATVPPSMAITADTFGRQNVGKVYGWIFMSHQVGAAIMASAAGAVRTYVGDYQPAFFAGGVIAMIAATLALNIKPKAKEAAPPTVSVQPAGA; encoded by the coding sequence ATGGAAAATAACAGCTCGGGGAATCCGCAGAAGCAACCGCCGCTCGCTTTGCCCTTTCACTACGGCTGGCTGGTCATCTCGCTCTGTTTCTTGACCACGCTCACCAGCGCCGGCGTGCGTTCTTCGCCGTCGGTTTTGATTCATCCGTTGGAAGCCGAGTTCGGTTGGAGCCGGACGATGATCGCCGCGGCGGTGAGCATGAATCTCTTGCTCTTCGGCGTCGCCGCGCCGGTGAGCGGCTATCTCATCGATCGCTTCGGTCCGCGCAAAGTGATGATGGGCAGTTTGACGATGTTGATCGTCGGCGTCAGCGGCACCATGATGATGACCCAGTTCTGGCAGTTTTTTCTAGTGTGGGGAATCATCGTTGGCGTCGGCGCCGGCGGCGTTGGATCGGTGTTGACCGCCACCGTGGGCAATCGTTGGTTTGTCGCCAAGCGCGGCCTCGCTCTCGGCATTCTTGGCAGCGCCAGTTCCACGGGGCAAATTATTTTCTTGCCGCTGTTCATGGCGATGATCCAGTACGCCGGCTGGCGATTAGGATCTATGTCGCTGATCATCGTGGCGATGTTTTTACTGCCGTTGATCTATTTTTTCATGCGCGACGACCCCTCTGAAGTCGGCTTGCAGCCCTATGGCGCCGACGATCCCATGGCCGCCGCTGGCGGTACGACTTCGCTGCGTGGTATGTCGTCCAAGAACGCCACGATCACGGCGAAGGAAGTGGTTAGCAACCGGACCTTCTGGCTGCTTTGCGGTAGCTTCTTCGTGTGCGGTGGCACCGCCAATGGACTCATCGGCACACATTTGATTCCCCATGAAATCGAAATCGGCATTCCCCAGATCGCCGCGGCCAGCCTGCTCGGCTTGATGGGCGCGCTCAATATGGTCGGGACGATTTTTTCCGGCTGGATGATCGATAAAGTGCAGCCGCACAAATGGCTGGCGCTGGTTTACGCGCTGCGCGGTTGCTCGCTCTTGTTGCTGCCCTTCATGCGCGATTACGTCGGCTTGGTGGCGTTTGCGATCATCTACGGCTTGGACTGGTTCGCCACGGTGCCGCCGTCGATGGCGATCACTGCGGACACGTTCGGCCGACAAAACGTCGGCAAAGTTTACGGCTGGATTTTTATGTCGCATCAGGTCGGCGCGGCGATCATGGCCTCGGCGGCGGGCGCGGTGCGAACCTACGTCGGCGATTACCAGCCGGCGTTTTTTGCCGGCGGCGTGATCGCCATGATCGCGGCGACGTTAGCGCTCAACATCAAGCCGAAAGCTAAAGAAGCGGCACCGCCCACCGTGAGTGTGCAACCGGCGGGCGCGTGA